In Streptomyces sp. NBC_01717, one DNA window encodes the following:
- a CDS encoding LCP family protein produces MTGQNGSNGRIRGTGKRRKEPSRRRRATAVAAWTVAGVVVVGGAGLGYAYFKLNGNLKAVDINAALGKNRPADVDNGSQDILVLGSDSRSGANSEYGRDEGTARSDTAMVVHLNQGHRTASVVSIPRDTLVTRPDCTSDTSGETVPGEQRAMFNTAYEVGGPACAVKTVESMSGIRMDHYLEVDFTGFKKLIDQLGGVKITTTQAIDDSKSHLNLTPGTHTLDGEQSLGLVRTRKSVGDGSDLGRIQLQQAFIKALMEQAKTVGVFSDPKTLFGLADTATKAITTDSDLGSVKELTGFANGLKGLGSKNVHMVTLPVQYDPADPNRVVPLEKSAQQVWTALKQDKPIPASAIEKSAGDKGGAGQVVR; encoded by the coding sequence ATGACCGGGCAGAACGGGAGCAACGGCCGAATACGCGGCACCGGCAAGCGCCGGAAGGAGCCTTCCCGCCGCCGCAGGGCGACGGCCGTAGCCGCCTGGACCGTGGCCGGCGTGGTCGTGGTGGGCGGTGCGGGTCTGGGTTACGCGTACTTCAAGCTCAACGGAAATCTCAAGGCCGTCGACATCAACGCCGCGCTCGGCAAGAACCGCCCGGCCGATGTCGACAACGGCTCGCAGGACATCCTCGTCCTGGGCTCCGACTCCCGCTCCGGCGCGAACTCCGAGTACGGCAGGGACGAAGGCACCGCCCGCTCGGACACCGCGATGGTCGTGCACCTCAATCAGGGCCACAGGACCGCGAGCGTCGTCTCCATTCCGCGCGACACCCTCGTCACCCGCCCCGACTGCACGAGCGACACCAGCGGCGAGACCGTACCGGGCGAGCAGCGCGCGATGTTCAACACGGCGTACGAGGTCGGCGGGCCGGCCTGCGCGGTCAAGACCGTCGAGTCGATGTCCGGCATCCGCATGGACCACTACCTCGAGGTCGACTTCACCGGCTTCAAGAAGCTCATCGACCAGCTGGGCGGCGTCAAGATCACCACCACGCAGGCGATCGACGACTCCAAGAGCCATCTGAATCTGACGCCCGGCACCCACACCCTCGACGGAGAGCAGTCGCTCGGCCTGGTCCGCACCCGCAAGAGCGTCGGCGACGGCAGCGACCTCGGCCGTATCCAGCTCCAGCAGGCCTTCATCAAGGCGCTGATGGAACAGGCGAAGACCGTGGGGGTGTTCTCCGACCCGAAGACGCTGTTCGGTCTCGCGGACACGGCGACCAAGGCCATCACCACCGACTCCGACCTGGGTTCGGTCAAGGAGCTCACGGGCTTCGCCAACGGCCTCAAGGGGCTCGGCTCGAAAAACGTCCACATGGTCACGCTGCCCGTGCAGTACGACCCGGCCGACCCGAACCGCGTCGTACCGCTGGAGAAGTCCGCACAGCAGGTGTGGACCGCCCTCAAGCAGGACAAGCCGATCCCCGCCTCCGCCATCGAGAAGTCGGCCGGCGACAAGGGCGGTGCGGGCCAGGTCGTCCGGTAG
- the thrB gene encoding homoserine kinase, translated as MAGPAFRAAAVRVRVPATSANLGPGFDALGLSLGLYDDVVVRVADSGLHIDIAGEGADTLPRDESHLLVRSLRTAFGLLGGQPRGLEIVCANRIPHGRGLGSSSAAICAGIVAARAVTTGGDARLDDAALLELATEIEGHPDNVAACLLGGFTLAWMDGGSARAIRMDPSDSIVPVVFVPGKPVLTETARGLLPRTVPHVDAAFNVGRAALLVEAVTRRPELLLAATEDRLHQEYRAPAMAESVELVNRLRADGVPAVISGAGPTVLALAEDGAADKVARLAGEGWAANRLTLDASGASVLPLAP; from the coding sequence ATGGCCGGTCCCGCCTTCCGAGCCGCCGCCGTCCGGGTGCGCGTCCCCGCTACCAGCGCCAACCTGGGCCCGGGTTTTGACGCCCTCGGCCTGTCGCTGGGGCTGTACGACGACGTCGTCGTCCGCGTCGCGGACTCCGGTCTGCACATCGACATCGCCGGCGAGGGTGCCGACACCCTGCCCCGCGACGAGAGTCACCTCCTCGTGCGCTCCCTGCGTACGGCCTTCGGCCTGCTCGGTGGACAGCCCCGCGGCCTGGAGATCGTCTGCGCCAACCGCATCCCGCACGGACGTGGCCTCGGCTCCTCCTCCGCGGCCATCTGCGCCGGTATCGTCGCGGCCCGCGCTGTGACGACCGGTGGCGATGCCCGGCTCGACGACGCGGCGCTGCTGGAGCTCGCCACCGAGATCGAGGGCCACCCCGACAACGTCGCGGCGTGCCTGCTCGGCGGCTTCACGCTGGCCTGGATGGACGGCGGGTCCGCTCGCGCGATCAGGATGGATCCCTCGGATTCCATCGTTCCGGTGGTTTTCGTCCCCGGCAAGCCGGTGCTCACCGAGACCGCCCGCGGACTGCTGCCGCGCACCGTCCCGCACGTCGACGCCGCGTTCAACGTCGGCCGTGCGGCTCTCCTCGTCGAAGCCGTGACCCGCCGCCCCGAGCTGCTGCTCGCCGCGACCGAGGACCGGCTGCACCAGGAATACCGCGCCCCCGCAATGGCCGAGAGCGTGGAACTTGTGAACCGACTGCGCGCCGACGGCGTCCCTGCAGTCATCTCCGGTGCCGGGCCGACCGTGCTCGCGCTGGCCGAGGACGGTGCGGCCGACAAGGTCGCACGGCTGGCGGGCGAGGGATGGGCGGCCAACCGGCTCACTCTCGACGCCTCGGGTGCGAGTGTGCTGCCGCTCGCCCCGTAG
- a CDS encoding homoserine dehydrogenase, whose protein sequence is MRTRPLKVALLGCGVVGSEVARIMTTHADDLAARIGAPIELAGVAVRRPSKAREGIDPALITTDATALVKRGDIDVVIEVIGGIEPARALITTAFEHGASVVSANKALLAEDGAALHAAAEQYGRDLYYEAAVAGAIPLVRPLRESLVGDKVNRVLGIVNGTTNFILDKMDTSGAGYSEALDEATALGYAEADPTADVEGFDAAAKAAILAGIAFHTRVRIGEVHREGITEVTAADIASARRMGCTVKLLAICERAADGRSVTARVHPAMIPLSHPLASVREAYNAVFVEAEAAGQLMFYGPGAGGSPTASAVLGDLVAVCRNKLNEATGPGESAYTRLPVSPMGEVVTRYHISLDVADKPGVLAQVATVFAEQGVSIDTVRQQGRQDGGGEASLVVVTHRAPDAALSATVEALRKLDTVRGVASIMRVEGE, encoded by the coding sequence ATGCGTACGCGTCCGCTGAAGGTGGCGCTGCTGGGCTGTGGAGTGGTCGGCTCAGAGGTGGCTCGCATCATGACGACGCACGCCGACGACCTCGCCGCGCGCATCGGCGCGCCCATCGAGCTCGCCGGTGTCGCCGTCCGCCGTCCCTCGAAGGCGCGGGAGGGGATCGACCCCGCGCTGATCACCACCGATGCGACCGCCCTGGTCAAACGGGGCGACATCGACGTCGTCATCGAGGTCATCGGCGGCATCGAGCCGGCCCGCGCACTCATCACCACCGCCTTCGAGCACGGCGCGAGTGTCGTCTCCGCCAACAAGGCGCTGCTCGCCGAGGACGGCGCCGCTCTGCACGCCGCCGCCGAGCAGTACGGCCGGGACCTCTATTACGAAGCGGCCGTGGCCGGTGCCATTCCGCTCGTGCGGCCGCTGCGCGAGTCCCTCGTCGGTGACAAGGTCAACCGGGTGCTGGGCATCGTCAACGGCACGACCAACTTCATCCTCGACAAGATGGACACCAGCGGCGCCGGCTACTCCGAGGCGCTCGACGAGGCCACCGCCCTCGGGTACGCCGAGGCCGACCCGACCGCCGACGTCGAGGGCTTCGACGCCGCCGCCAAGGCCGCGATCCTCGCCGGCATCGCCTTCCACACCCGGGTGAGGATCGGCGAGGTTCACCGCGAGGGCATCACCGAGGTCACCGCTGCCGACATCGCGTCGGCCCGCCGCATGGGCTGCACCGTCAAACTCCTCGCCATCTGCGAGCGCGCCGCCGACGGCCGGTCCGTCACCGCGCGCGTGCACCCGGCGATGATCCCGCTCAGCCACCCGCTGGCCTCCGTCCGTGAGGCGTACAACGCGGTCTTCGTCGAGGCGGAGGCCGCCGGGCAGCTGATGTTCTACGGCCCCGGCGCGGGCGGTTCCCCGACCGCCTCCGCGGTCCTCGGCGACCTGGTCGCGGTCTGCCGCAACAAGCTCAACGAGGCCACCGGCCCCGGTGAGTCCGCGTACACGCGCCTGCCGGTCAGCCCCATGGGTGAGGTCGTCACGCGGTACCACATCAGTCTCGACGTGGCCGACAAGCCTGGCGTACTCGCCCAGGTCGCGACGGTCTTCGCCGAACAGGGCGTATCCATCGATACGGTCCGCCAGCAAGGTCGCCAGGACGGAGGCGGCGAGGCATCTCTCGTCGTCGTCACCCACCGCGCGCCCGACGCCGCCCTTTCGGCGACCGTCGAGGCGCTGCGCAAGCTCGACACCGTGCGCGGTGTCGCCAGCATCATGCGTGTTGAAGGGGAGTAA
- the prfA gene encoding peptide chain release factor 1, producing the protein MFEAVEELIGEQADLEKKLADPAVHADQANARKLNKRYAELTPIVGTYLSWKQTADDIETARELAAEDPDFAAEVKDLEKQREELTEKLRLLLVPRDPSDDKDVLLEIKAGAGGDESALFAGDLLRMYLRYAERVGWKTEIIDSTESELGGYKDVQVAVKTKGGNGATEPGQGVWARMKYEGGVHRVQRVPSTESQGRIHTSAAGVLVTPEAEEVDVEIHANDLRIDVYRSSGPGGQSVNTTDSAVRITHLPTGVVASCQNEKSQLQNKEQAMRILRSRLLAAAQEAAEQEASDVRRSQVRTVDRSEKIRTYNFPENRISDHRVGFKAYNLDQVLDGELDAVIQACVDADSAAKLAAA; encoded by the coding sequence ATGTTCGAGGCGGTCGAGGAACTGATCGGCGAACAGGCCGATCTTGAGAAGAAGCTCGCGGATCCCGCGGTCCACGCCGACCAGGCCAACGCGCGCAAGCTCAACAAGCGCTACGCCGAGCTGACCCCGATCGTCGGTACGTACCTCTCCTGGAAGCAGACCGCGGACGACATCGAGACCGCCCGCGAGCTCGCGGCGGAAGACCCCGACTTCGCCGCCGAGGTGAAGGACCTGGAGAAGCAGCGCGAGGAGCTCACCGAGAAGCTCCGCCTCCTCCTGGTCCCGCGCGACCCCAGTGACGACAAGGACGTGCTCCTGGAGATCAAGGCGGGCGCGGGCGGCGACGAGTCCGCCCTGTTCGCCGGCGATCTGCTGCGCATGTATCTGCGGTACGCCGAGCGTGTCGGCTGGAAGACCGAGATCATCGACTCCACCGAGTCCGAGCTCGGTGGGTACAAGGACGTCCAGGTCGCCGTGAAGACCAAGGGCGGCAACGGCGCCACCGAGCCCGGCCAGGGTGTGTGGGCCCGGATGAAGTACGAGGGCGGCGTGCACCGCGTGCAGCGGGTGCCGTCCACCGAGTCCCAGGGCCGTATCCACACATCGGCAGCCGGTGTGCTCGTCACGCCCGAGGCGGAGGAGGTCGACGTCGAGATCCACGCCAACGATCTCCGTATCGACGTCTACCGCTCCTCGGGCCCCGGCGGCCAGTCCGTCAACACGACGGACTCCGCCGTCCGCATCACGCACCTGCCGACCGGTGTCGTCGCCTCCTGCCAGAACGAGAAGAGCCAGCTTCAGAACAAGGAGCAGGCGATGCGTATCCTGCGGTCGCGACTGCTTGCCGCGGCTCAGGAGGCGGCCGAGCAGGAAGCCTCGGACGTCCGGCGCAGCCAGGTGCGTACCGTCGACCGTTCCGAGAAGATCCGTACCTACAACTTCCCGGAAAACCGGATCTCGGACCACCGCGTCGGATTCAAGGCGTACAACTTGGACCAGGTGCTCGACGGTGAACTGGACGCAGTCATCCAGGCCTGCGTCGACGCCGACTCCGCCGCCAAGCTCGCCGCCGCATAA
- the prmC gene encoding peptide chain release factor N(5)-glutamine methyltransferase, with product MNLLLAEVAQATQRLADAGVPSPRFDAEELAAFVHGVKRGELHNVPDADFDARYWEAVARREAREPLQHITGRAFFRYLELQVGPGVFVPRPETESVVGWAIDAVRAMDVVEPMIVDLCTGSGAIALAMAQEVPRSRVHAVELSEEALTWTRKNAEGSRVTVHRGDALTALPELDGQVDLVISNPPYIPLTEWEYVAPEARDHDPEMALFSGEDGLDTIRGIERTAHRLLRPGGLVVIEHADTQGGQVPWIFTEERGWADAADHPDLNGRPRFATARKAMP from the coding sequence ATGAACCTGCTGCTCGCCGAGGTGGCCCAGGCCACCCAGCGGCTGGCCGACGCCGGTGTACCCTCACCGCGATTCGACGCGGAGGAACTTGCCGCGTTCGTGCACGGCGTCAAGCGGGGCGAGCTGCACAACGTGCCGGACGCGGACTTCGACGCCCGGTACTGGGAGGCCGTCGCCCGCCGCGAGGCCCGCGAGCCGCTCCAGCACATCACCGGTCGCGCCTTCTTCCGCTACCTGGAGCTCCAGGTCGGCCCCGGCGTCTTCGTCCCCCGCCCGGAGACCGAATCGGTCGTCGGCTGGGCGATAGACGCCGTCCGCGCGATGGACGTCGTCGAGCCGATGATCGTCGACCTCTGCACGGGATCGGGCGCCATCGCCCTCGCCATGGCCCAGGAGGTGCCGCGCTCGCGCGTGCACGCCGTGGAGCTGTCCGAGGAGGCCCTCACCTGGACGCGGAAGAACGCCGAGGGGTCAAGGGTCACCGTGCACCGCGGGGACGCCCTGACGGCCCTTCCCGAGCTCGACGGCCAGGTCGACCTGGTCATCTCCAACCCGCCGTACATCCCGCTCACCGAGTGGGAGTACGTGGCACCCGAGGCCCGTGACCACGATCCGGAGATGGCGCTCTTCTCCGGCGAGGACGGCCTCGACACCATCCGCGGTATCGAACGCACCGCACACCGTCTGCTGCGGCCCGGCGGTCTCGTCGTCATCGAGCACGCCGACACCCAGGGCGGTCAAGTGCCGTGGATCTTCACCGAGGAGCGGGGCTGGGCCGACGCGGCCGACCACCCCGACCTGAACGGGCGCCCCCGGTTCGCCACGGCCCGCAAGGCCATGCCGTGA
- the rho gene encoding transcription termination factor Rho codes for MSDTTDLMGVTADKTVDSSAPAEGAATGTTARRRRSGTGLDGMVLAELQQVASGLGIKGTARMRKSQLIEVIKEAQGGSAAPKAAAAPAAADAETKPKRRATSKARTGDESAAAPAEKATAQQQIDIPGQPASDDQPTGERRRRRATAQAGSPDVKAEPKAEAKVETQAEPKGDDRADAKAEAAVDTAEGRRGDRGQRGDRGDRGDRGDRRDRQRDRRGKGEEQGGGQGQQGGQRQQRQGQGQGQGQGQSQGQGQQGGGGPQDDGYDDEAGGRRGRRGRYRDRRGRRGRDDFASDAPPVSDDDVLIPVAGILDILDNYAFIRTSGYLPGPNDVYVSLAQVRKNGLRKGDHVTGAVRQPKDGERREKFNALVRLDSVNGMAPESGRGRPEFQKLTPLYPQDRLRLETDSNVLTTRIIDLVAPIGKGQRGLIVAPPKTGKTMILQAIANAITVNSPECHLMVVLVDERPEEVTDMQRSVKGEVISSTFDRPAEDHTTVAELAIERAKRLVELGHDVVVLLDSITRLGRAYNLAAPASGRILSGGVDSTALYPPKRFFGAARNIEDGGSLTILATALVETGSRMDEVIFEEFKGTGNMELKLDRKLSDKRIFPAVDVDASSTRKEEILLGSDELAIVWKLRRVLHALDQQQAIELLLDRMKKTQSNAEFLLQIQKTTPAPGNGND; via the coding sequence GTGAGCGACACCACCGATCTGATGGGCGTGACTGCCGACAAGACCGTCGACAGCTCCGCGCCCGCCGAAGGTGCTGCCACTGGCACCACCGCACGGCGCCGCCGCTCCGGCACCGGCCTCGATGGCATGGTCCTGGCCGAGCTGCAGCAGGTCGCGTCCGGCCTCGGCATCAAGGGCACTGCGCGGATGCGCAAGAGCCAGCTGATCGAGGTCATCAAGGAGGCGCAGGGCGGAAGCGCTGCGCCCAAGGCTGCCGCAGCGCCCGCCGCCGCGGACGCCGAGACCAAGCCGAAGCGCCGCGCCACCTCCAAGGCGCGCACGGGGGACGAGTCCGCCGCCGCGCCCGCCGAGAAGGCGACGGCCCAGCAGCAGATCGACATCCCCGGTCAGCCGGCCAGCGACGACCAGCCCACGGGTGAGCGTCGTCGGCGCCGTGCGACCGCGCAGGCGGGCAGCCCGGACGTCAAGGCGGAGCCCAAGGCCGAGGCCAAGGTGGAGACGCAGGCCGAGCCCAAGGGTGACGACCGCGCCGACGCGAAGGCCGAAGCCGCCGTGGACACCGCCGAAGGCCGCCGTGGCGACCGCGGTCAGCGTGGCGACCGCGGCGACCGCGGCGACCGCGGCGACCGCCGTGACCGTCAGCGCGACCGCCGCGGCAAGGGCGAGGAGCAGGGCGGTGGCCAGGGCCAGCAGGGCGGCCAGCGCCAGCAGCGCCAGGGTCAGGGCCAGGGCCAGGGCCAGGGCCAGAGCCAGGGCCAGGGCCAGCAGGGTGGCGGCGGACCGCAGGACGACGGTTACGACGACGAGGCAGGTGGCCGTCGCGGTCGCCGTGGCCGCTACCGCGACCGCCGTGGCCGTCGTGGCCGTGACGACTTCGCGAGCGACGCGCCGCCGGTCTCCGACGACGACGTCCTGATCCCGGTCGCGGGCATCCTGGACATCCTCGACAACTACGCGTTCATCCGGACCTCCGGCTACCTGCCGGGCCCGAACGACGTGTACGTCTCGCTCGCCCAGGTCCGCAAGAACGGCCTGCGCAAGGGTGACCACGTCACCGGTGCGGTGCGCCAGCCCAAGGACGGCGAGCGCCGCGAGAAGTTCAACGCGCTGGTCCGCCTCGACTCGGTCAACGGCATGGCTCCGGAAAGCGGCCGCGGCCGCCCGGAGTTCCAGAAGCTGACCCCGCTGTACCCGCAGGACCGGCTCCGTCTGGAGACCGACTCCAACGTCCTGACGACGCGGATCATCGACCTGGTCGCACCGATCGGCAAGGGCCAGCGTGGTCTGATCGTGGCCCCGCCGAAGACCGGCAAGACCATGATCCTGCAGGCGATCGCCAACGCGATCACCGTCAACAGTCCCGAGTGCCACCTGATGGTCGTCCTGGTCGACGAGCGTCCGGAAGAGGTCACCGACATGCAGCGGTCGGTGAAGGGCGAGGTCATCTCCTCGACCTTCGACCGTCCCGCCGAGGACCACACCACCGTCGCCGAGCTGGCCATCGAGCGCGCCAAGCGTCTCGTCGAGCTGGGTCACGACGTGGTCGTCCTGCTGGACTCGATCACCCGCCTCGGCCGCGCGTACAACCTCGCGGCCCCGGCATCCGGTCGCATCCTGTCCGGTGGTGTCGACTCGACCGCGCTGTACCCGCCGAAGCGCTTCTTCGGTGCCGCGCGCAACATCGAGGACGGCGGCTCGCTGACCATCCTGGCCACCGCGCTCGTCGAGACCGGCTCGCGCATGGACGAGGTGATCTTCGAGGAGTTCAAGGGCACCGGCAACATGGAGCTCAAGCTCGACCGGAAGCTCTCGGACAAGCGCATCTTCCCGGCGGTGGACGTCGACGCGTCCAGCACCCGTAAGGAAGAAATCCTGCTCGGCAGCGACGAGTTGGCGATTGTCTGGAAGCTGCGCCGGGTGCTGCACGCGCTCGACCAGCAGCAGGCGATCGAGCTCCTCCTGGACCGGATGAAGAAGACCCAGTCCAACGCGGAGTTCCTGCTCCAGATCCAGAAGACGACGCCCGCTCCGGGCAACGGCAACGACTGA
- the lysA gene encoding diaminopimelate decarboxylase yields MSRSAHPAGPRHADVLTEGHYAAPPADLNVLDEKVWARTVSRNDDGAVTVGGIEVTRLAEEFGTPAYFLDESDFRARCRAWADAFGPGADVFYAGKAFLSRAVVRWLKEEGLNLDVCSGGELTTALDAGMPAERIAFHGNNKTVAEIERAVQVGVGRIVLDSFQEIVRVSHIAQRLGKRQRVQIRVTVGVEAHTHEFIATAHEDQKFGIALAGGQAAEAVRRALTLDGIELIGIHSHIGSQIFDMAGFEVSARRVVQLLAEVRDEHGVELPEIDLGGGLGIAYTSDDDPREPHEIAKALGDIVTRECEAAGLATPRISVEPGRAIVGPTAFTLYEVGTIKHLEGLRTYVSVDGGMSDNIRTALYDAEYSVALVSRRSDAEPMLVRVVGKHCESGDIVVKDAFLPSDLAPGDLIAVPATGAYCRSMASNYNHALRPPVVAVRDGEARVIVRRETEEDLLRLDVG; encoded by the coding sequence ATGAGCCGATCCGCACACCCCGCCGGTCCCCGTCACGCCGACGTCCTGACCGAGGGGCATTACGCAGCCCCGCCCGCCGACCTGAACGTCCTCGACGAGAAGGTCTGGGCCCGCACCGTCTCCCGCAACGACGACGGCGCCGTGACCGTCGGCGGGATCGAAGTGACCCGGCTGGCCGAGGAATTCGGCACGCCCGCCTACTTCCTCGACGAGAGCGACTTCCGCGCCCGCTGCCGTGCCTGGGCCGACGCGTTCGGACCGGGCGCCGATGTCTTCTACGCCGGCAAGGCGTTCCTGTCGCGGGCCGTCGTGCGGTGGCTCAAGGAGGAGGGGCTCAACCTCGACGTCTGCTCCGGCGGCGAGCTGACCACGGCGCTCGACGCCGGAATGCCCGCCGAGCGCATCGCCTTCCACGGCAACAACAAGACCGTCGCCGAGATCGAGCGGGCCGTCCAGGTCGGCGTCGGGCGGATCGTGCTCGACTCGTTCCAGGAGATCGTCCGCGTGTCGCACATCGCGCAGCGGCTCGGCAAGCGCCAGCGTGTCCAGATCCGGGTGACGGTCGGCGTCGAGGCGCACACCCACGAATTCATCGCCACCGCCCACGAGGACCAGAAGTTCGGCATCGCGCTGGCCGGGGGACAGGCCGCCGAGGCAGTGCGCCGGGCGCTCACGCTCGACGGGATCGAGCTCATCGGCATCCACTCGCACATCGGCTCGCAGATCTTCGACATGGCCGGCTTCGAGGTCTCCGCCCGCCGCGTGGTCCAGCTCCTCGCCGAGGTGCGCGACGAGCACGGTGTCGAGCTGCCGGAGATCGACCTCGGCGGTGGTCTGGGCATCGCGTACACCTCCGACGACGATCCGCGCGAGCCGCACGAGATCGCCAAGGCGCTCGGCGACATCGTGACCCGCGAGTGCGAGGCGGCCGGCCTCGCCACCCCGCGGATCTCGGTCGAGCCCGGGCGCGCCATCGTCGGACCCACCGCGTTCACGCTGTACGAGGTCGGCACCATCAAGCACCTCGAAGGACTGCGTACGTACGTCAGTGTCGACGGCGGCATGTCGGACAACATCCGCACCGCGCTGTACGACGCCGAGTACAGCGTCGCGCTCGTCTCGCGCCGCTCCGACGCCGAACCGATGCTCGTACGTGTCGTCGGCAAGCACTGCGAGAGCGGTGACATCGTGGTCAAGGACGCGTTCCTGCCGTCCGACCTCGCGCCCGGCGATCTGATCGCCGTGCCCGCCACCGGCGCCTACTGCCGCTCGATGGCGAGCAATTACAACCACGCGCTGCGCCCGCCCGTCGTCGCCGTGCGCGACGGAGAGGCGCGGGTGATCGTCCGGCGCGAGACGGAGGAAGATCTCCTGCGTCTTGATGTCGGCTGA
- the thrC gene encoding threonine synthase has protein sequence MTSKGTHQWRGIIEEYRDRLPVTSTTPVVTLREGGTPLVPAQVLSERTGCEVHLKVEGANPTGSFKDRGMTMAITRAKEEGAKAVICASTGNTSASAAAYAVRAGMVCAVLVPQGKIALGKMGQALVHGAKILQVDGNFDDCLTLARSLSDNYPVALVNSVNPVRIEGQKTAAFEIVDALGDAPDIHVLPVGNAGNITAYWKGYTEYAADAMSTHKPRMWGFQASGSAPIVRGEIVKDPSTIATAIRIGNPASWQYALDARDASGGFIDEVTDRQILSAYRLLASREGVFVEPASAASVAGLLKAAEEGKVDPGQKIVCTVTGNGLKDPDWAVAGAPQPVTVPVDAATAAEKLGLVQ, from the coding sequence ATGACCAGCAAGGGCACCCACCAGTGGCGCGGCATCATCGAGGAGTACCGGGACCGTCTTCCGGTCACGAGCACGACGCCGGTCGTCACGCTTCGTGAGGGTGGCACGCCGCTCGTTCCCGCTCAGGTCCTCTCCGAGCGCACGGGCTGCGAGGTGCACCTCAAGGTGGAGGGCGCCAACCCCACCGGGTCCTTCAAGGACCGCGGTATGACGATGGCGATCACCCGGGCCAAGGAGGAGGGCGCCAAGGCCGTCATCTGCGCGTCCACCGGCAACACGTCCGCCTCCGCCGCCGCGTACGCGGTGCGGGCGGGCATGGTCTGCGCCGTCCTCGTACCGCAGGGCAAGATCGCGCTCGGCAAGATGGGCCAGGCGCTCGTCCACGGCGCCAAGATCCTCCAGGTCGACGGCAACTTCGACGACTGCCTGACGCTGGCGCGCTCGCTCTCGGACAACTACCCGGTGGCGCTGGTCAATTCGGTCAATCCGGTCCGTATCGAGGGTCAGAAGACCGCGGCGTTCGAGATCGTCGACGCGCTCGGCGACGCCCCTGACATCCATGTCCTCCCGGTCGGCAACGCGGGCAACATCACCGCGTACTGGAAGGGCTACACGGAGTACGCCGCGGATGCCATGTCGACGCACAAGCCCCGTATGTGGGGTTTCCAGGCCTCGGGCTCCGCGCCCATCGTCCGTGGCGAGATCGTCAAGGACCCGTCGACCATCGCCACCGCGATCCGGATCGGCAACCCGGCCTCCTGGCAGTACGCGCTGGACGCACGTGACGCGTCCGGCGGCTTCATCGACGAGGTGACGGACCGTCAAATTCTGTCCGCCTACCGTCTGTTGGCCTCTCGGGAGGGCGTCTTCGTCGAGCCCGCCTCGGCCGCATCGGTCGCCGGTCTGCTCAAGGCCGCCGAAGAGGGCAAGGTCGACCCCGGCCAGAAGATCGTCTGCACGGTCACCGGCAACGGTCTGAAGGATCCCGACTGGGCCGTCGCGGGCGCCCCGCAGCCCGTCACCGTACCGGTCGACGCCGCCACCGCCGCGGAGAAGCTGGGCCTCGTGCAGTAA
- the rpmE gene encoding 50S ribosomal protein L31, producing the protein MKRDIHPEYVETQVSCTCGASFTTRSTIGGGAIRADVCSECHPFYTGKQKILDTGGRVARFEARFGKAAGSASK; encoded by the coding sequence TTGAAGCGCGACATCCACCCCGAGTACGTCGAGACGCAGGTCAGCTGCACCTGTGGCGCGTCGTTCACCACGCGGTCCACCATCGGCGGCGGCGCCATCCGTGCCGACGTCTGCTCCGAGTGCCACCCGTTCTACACGGGCAAGCAGAAGATCCTCGACACCGGTGGCCGTGTGGCCCGCTTCGAGGCCCGCTTCGGCAAGGCTGCAGGCTCCGCCAGCAAGTAG